A window from Pseudomonas campi encodes these proteins:
- a CDS encoding OmpA family protein produces the protein MNTVQNLHLFSALAICVALAGCAAPSTPQGAAATRDKLTLLQGDAELANRAPVAIKDAEVAVIAAEQPRKGNDEEQALGQHLVVMADRKVEIARAVAQARFYEDQRQLLSQQREGARLDSRTAEADELLRQLNALNAKQTERGMVMTIGDLLFTTGGSELRSAGANDLGRLAQFLQQHPERDVLIEGHTDNVGSDDANFSLSQRRAESVKAYLQRQGVASSRLDASGKGENSPVAGNDSASGRQLNRRVEVIISNTLSSLR, from the coding sequence ATGAACACTGTGCAGAACCTCCATCTCTTCAGCGCGCTGGCCATCTGTGTGGCGCTCGCCGGTTGCGCCGCACCGAGCACACCCCAAGGTGCTGCCGCCACCCGTGACAAGCTGACCCTGCTGCAAGGTGATGCCGAGCTGGCCAACCGTGCCCCGGTGGCCATCAAGGACGCGGAAGTCGCAGTAATCGCCGCGGAACAGCCGCGCAAAGGCAATGATGAGGAACAGGCACTGGGCCAGCATCTGGTGGTGATGGCCGACCGCAAGGTGGAAATTGCCCGTGCCGTGGCGCAGGCGCGCTTTTATGAAGACCAGCGCCAGCTGCTCAGCCAGCAGCGCGAGGGGGCACGCCTGGATTCGCGCACCGCGGAGGCCGATGAGCTGCTGCGCCAACTCAATGCGCTGAATGCCAAGCAGACCGAACGCGGCATGGTCATGACCATCGGTGACCTGCTGTTCACCACCGGCGGCTCGGAGTTGCGTAGTGCCGGCGCCAATGATCTGGGCCGGCTGGCGCAGTTTCTCCAGCAGCATCCGGAGCGCGATGTGCTGATCGAAGGGCACACCGACAATGTCGGCAGCGACGACGCCAATTTCAGCCTGTCGCAGCGCCGTGCCGAGTCGGTCAAGGCCTACCTGCAGCGCCAGGGCGTGGCTTCCAGCCGCCTGGATGCTTCCGGCAAGGGCGAGAACTCCCCGGTGGCGGGCAATGATTCGGCCTCCGGTCGCCAGTTGAATCGGCGTGTGGAAGTGATCATCAGCAATACCCTCAGCTCCCTGCGTTAA
- a CDS encoding general stress protein CsbD, whose amino-acid sequence MSGLPSAAQLCGQCKQQIGVVTRAWGHFTDNQRLIKRGQALRLAGLLQARYAFSRDEADAQVKAFIEKSKC is encoded by the coding sequence GTGAGTGGTTTGCCCAGTGCCGCCCAGTTGTGCGGCCAATGCAAGCAGCAGATTGGGGTTGTCACGCGGGCCTGGGGCCATTTCACCGACAACCAGCGACTGATCAAACGAGGCCAGGCGCTGCGCCTAGCGGGGCTGTTACAGGCGCGTTACGCCTTCTCGCGTGACGAAGCCGATGCCCAGGTCAAGGCGTTCATCGAGAAGAGCAAGTGTTGA
- a CDS encoding putative bifunctional diguanylate cyclase/phosphodiesterase, protein MSYRVLIVTADATDCSGLQDMLLDAADGSFVSERVTHLAMALKRLEGTGIDAVLLDLALPDSVGIATFLAVFAAVPHLPILTLCAPEDEPLALETLRCGAQGYLLKGRFASYLVAQSLSNIIQRKTVEARLLVEQARAETTLNSISDAVIGTDLQGRIDYLNLAAERMTGWTREEARGQPIAQVLQLISGASAAVPSPVDQVLQEDAEVGMAAGTILIRRDGSNVAIEDSAAPIHDPDGQISGAVVVFHDVTAARAMAMKMAYLAQHDFLTKLPNRVLLNDRIAQAISLAERSGNSIALMFLDLDNFKHINDSLGHGAGDKLLQSVALRLAKCVRSSDTVSRNGGDEFVVLLAEGRNMQDASLTAQKILAALAIPHRIDQHELRVTSSIGISVYPADAGSAEALLKNADTAMYHAKEAGRNNYQFFKHDMNVRAVERQVIEHSLWRALERHELVLHYQPKVNLQTGSITGGEALLRWVHPQWGMTLPERFMTVAEECGLIVQIGRWVLREACRQTCLWEAEGIVLPSIAVNVSALEFRHPGFVDGVRSILQETGLAPERLQLEITESVLMRDADASATVLHQLKAMGVQLAIDDFGTGYSSLSYLLKFPIDVLKIDKSFVHAISAAHGNGIIVRAVIAMGASLHYQVVAEGVEDQAQLLFLKTEQCGEGQGFLFGQGLVAMQFATLLLASEASGKAAALAPVD, encoded by the coding sequence ATGAGCTACAGAGTGCTGATTGTCACGGCGGATGCCACCGACTGCAGCGGGCTGCAGGACATGCTTTTGGATGCGGCGGATGGTTCTTTCGTCAGCGAACGGGTCACCCACCTGGCAATGGCCCTCAAGCGCCTCGAGGGCACTGGCATCGACGCCGTACTGCTGGATCTGGCGCTGCCCGATAGCGTGGGTATCGCTACCTTTCTGGCGGTCTTCGCCGCCGTGCCGCATCTGCCCATCCTCACCCTGTGTGCGCCGGAGGACGAGCCGCTGGCGCTGGAGACGCTACGTTGTGGGGCCCAGGGCTATCTGCTCAAGGGGCGGTTCGCCAGCTACCTGGTGGCCCAGTCGCTGAGCAATATCATCCAGCGCAAGACGGTCGAGGCGCGCCTGCTGGTGGAGCAGGCACGGGCCGAAACCACCCTCAACTCGATCAGCGATGCGGTGATCGGCACCGACCTGCAAGGCCGTATCGATTACCTCAACCTGGCGGCCGAGCGTATGACCGGCTGGACGCGCGAGGAGGCGCGCGGGCAACCGATTGCGCAGGTTCTGCAGCTGATCAGCGGGGCCAGCGCTGCTGTGCCCAGCCCGGTCGACCAGGTTCTGCAGGAGGACGCCGAGGTGGGCATGGCCGCCGGTACCATCCTGATTCGCCGCGATGGCAGCAATGTGGCGATCGAGGATTCGGCCGCACCGATCCATGATCCCGATGGCCAGATCAGCGGGGCGGTGGTGGTGTTCCACGATGTCACCGCGGCGCGTGCCATGGCCATGAAGATGGCCTACCTGGCGCAGCACGACTTCCTCACCAAACTGCCCAATCGGGTGCTGCTCAACGACCGCATCGCCCAGGCGATCAGCCTGGCCGAGCGCAGCGGTAACTCCATCGCCCTGATGTTTCTCGATCTGGACAACTTCAAGCACATCAACGACTCACTCGGCCATGGCGCCGGCGACAAGCTGCTGCAGTCGGTGGCGCTGCGCCTGGCCAAGTGCGTGCGCAGCTCGGACACGGTGAGCCGCAATGGCGGCGACGAGTTCGTCGTGCTGCTGGCCGAGGGGCGCAACATGCAGGATGCCAGCCTCACCGCGCAGAAGATCCTCGCCGCGCTGGCCATCCCCCATCGCATCGACCAGCACGAACTGCGGGTGACCAGCAGCATCGGCATCAGCGTGTATCCCGCCGATGCCGGCAGCGCCGAAGCCCTGTTGAAGAACGCGGACACGGCGATGTACCACGCCAAGGAAGCGGGGCGAAACAACTACCAGTTCTTCAAGCACGACATGAACGTGCGTGCGGTCGAGCGTCAGGTCATCGAGCACAGCCTGTGGCGTGCCCTGGAACGGCATGAGCTGGTGCTGCACTACCAGCCCAAGGTCAACCTGCAGACGGGCAGCATCACCGGTGGCGAAGCCTTGCTGCGCTGGGTGCATCCGCAGTGGGGCATGACCTTGCCCGAGCGCTTCATGACGGTGGCCGAGGAGTGCGGGCTGATCGTGCAGATTGGCCGATGGGTGTTGCGCGAGGCCTGCCGGCAGACTTGCCTGTGGGAGGCTGAGGGGATAGTGCTGCCTTCGATCGCGGTGAATGTATCGGCCCTGGAATTTCGCCATCCGGGCTTCGTCGACGGGGTGCGCAGCATTCTCCAGGAAACCGGCCTGGCGCCCGAGCGCCTGCAGCTGGAAATCACCGAAAGTGTGCTGATGCGCGATGCCGACGCCAGTGCCACGGTGCTGCATCAGCTCAAGGCCATGGGCGTGCAACTGGCCATCGATGATTTCGGTACTGGCTATTCCAGCCTGAGCTACCTGCTGAAGTTCCCCATCGATGTGCTGAAGATCGACAAGTCCTTCGTGCATGCCATCAGCGCCGCCCACGGCAACGGCATTATCGTGCGCGCGGTGATCGCCATGGGCGCCAGCCTGCATTACCAGGTGGTCGCCGAAGGCGTGGAAGACCAGGCGCAGCTGCTCTTTCTCAAGACCGAGCAGTGTGGCGAAGGGCAGGGCTTTCTGTTCGGTCAGGGCCTGGTGGCCATGCAGTTCGCCACCCTGCTGTTGGCCAGCGAGGCCAGCGGAAAGGCTGCTGCACTGGCGCCGGTGGACTGA
- a CDS encoding DUF4398 domain-containing protein: protein MNLTPQPTHRTTALRLLGGCAGLLLLGACASPEPPSQALQAAESAISNAERARVADYAAPELGVARDKLLAANNAVELDQMLLAERLAQQSRAEAELALARSQAAKAKVVNDEMRKSTDSLKQEMQRNTGVQQ, encoded by the coding sequence ATGAACCTGACCCCGCAACCCACTCACCGCACTACCGCGTTACGCCTGCTCGGCGGCTGTGCCGGCCTGCTGTTGCTTGGCGCCTGTGCCTCGCCTGAGCCGCCCAGCCAGGCCCTGCAGGCCGCCGAATCGGCGATCAGCAATGCCGAGCGCGCCCGTGTTGCCGATTACGCCGCGCCGGAACTGGGCGTGGCCCGCGACAAACTGCTGGCCGCCAATAACGCCGTGGAGCTGGACCAGATGCTGCTGGCTGAACGCCTGGCCCAGCAGTCGCGCGCCGAAGCCGAGCTGGCCCTGGCCCGGTCCCAGGCCGCCAAAGCCAAGGTGGTGAATGACGAGATGCGCAAAAGTACCGACAGCCTGAAACAGGAAATGCAACGCAACACGGGAGTACAACAATGA